A window of Kocuria sp. TGY1127_2 genomic DNA:
GTTTTCCTGCATGTTCATGCGCTGGATGCGTTCTTCTGGGAAACCGACCTTGCGGGTCCAGATGTCGAAGGCCTCTTGGTCGCCTTCGTACACGGTCACCCAGAGGCGATCGGGATCCAGGCCGAATCCGCCCTCGGACTGCGGAGTGGTCAGCAGGGTGTAGGCGAAGGGAATCGCTTCGTCCTTGAAGTAGTCGCCGAAGGAGAAGTTGCCGGCCATCTGGAAGAACGTTCCGTGACGCGCGGTTTTGCCGACCTCATCGATATCGAGCGTACGGATGCATTTCTGCACAGAAGTCGCTCGGCTGTACGGTGCCTTTTCCCGTCCGAGAAAGTAGGGGATGAACGGGACCATGCCGGCGATCGTGAACATCGCTCCGGCTTCGTTCGAAACCAAGGAAGCAGAGGGGACCACAGTGTGTCCACGCTCTTCGAAGAATTCGATCCAGCGCTGCTTAATTTCCTGGGAGAGCATATCGGCTATAAGTCCTTCGTCCTGAGTGCCTGTTTGAGCGTTTTCTGTCCGTGGGCGCGGTTCTGTTGCGCGCTAACGGGAATTCTGGGGGTCGTTTCCGGAGTCGAGGAAAAAGTCCGGAGGAAGATCCGAGTCCCGAGCAGGGCTGCCCGACGCCTCGGGTGCGGAGTGCTCGATAACCTCTGAGGATCCTTGCTCTCCTGGCAGTGCCTCACCGCTTCGCGATTCCGCCTCTGCGGTTCGGGGCCGATCCCATGTGTCCAAGGAGCCCGGACGGATGTCCTTCTTCTGGTTCGCGTACTTTTCGGTGAGCTGTTCTTCTCGTTCAGCCATTCCTTGTTTCACGGTCGCCGCGAATTTCAAGGCCTTGAGCGCACCATTCCGTACGGGGGTCAAAGCGGGTGAAGACCAGATCTTGTCCACGGTTCCTTCGCCGCCGTCACGCTTGCTGACCTGCATGGGATCCCTCACCACTAGTTCTTGGGCGGTGTGAACGATCTGTCCGCCACGTTTTGACGCGACGTAACCGGCTGCGGCGCCGGCGAGCAACAGACCGGCTTTGGACAACCAGCTCATCGGTCTTCTCCTGGGGTCTGGTGGGCACCAGCGTGCCCTGTTTCTCCGGTGGGCGCCTGGCTGCTGCTGGCGGCGTCTTTGTCTTCTGCGGCCTCCCCACGGAAAGCCTTGCGGACTCCGTAGGAGAATGATGCCATCTTGATGAGCGGCTGGCCCACGGTCGAGGCGACGAGGCTCGAGAGCGCAGATACGTTGGCGGAGGCGTCCGAGACGTTGTCGGTGATGCCGTCCACTTTGGACAATTGTGAATTGGTTGTGGTCACTGTGCGTGTGACCTCGTCGATGAGGGGACCGGTTCCGGCGTTGATCTGCCGTACCGTCTCCCGGACTTCGTCGAAGACCTTGCCGAGCTTGATGATGGGCATCGCGAGCAGTGCCACAAGGATGGCAAATACTCCGGCCGCGATAAGCCCTGCGATTGCTCCGCCCGTCATGAATGCACCCGTCTCCTCTGATGGAATCGTCTGGTTCCCGGCTCCTGAGAGGGGCTTTCACCGGGACCTGTGCCAGTTTACGGCATGGGGGCCGTTAAAGCCGTGATGGCCCGGGCATATGCCCGGGCCATCAGAGCGAGGTGAGAAAACTTACACCATACGGGCGTAGTACTCGACCACGAGCTGTTCCTCGCAGGTCACGGGAACTTCGCTGCGCTTGGGCATACGCTCAAGCTTTGCGTGAAGCTTGTCGATCTCCACATTCAGGTACGCCGGAGTATCCGGAAGAACGTCCTGGTTGGCGCCGGTGGCGGCAATCTGGAACGGATCCATCTTCTCGGAACGGGGGTGAACGTGAATAAGCTGGCCTTCCTTCACGCGGAAGGACGGACGGTCCACGCGAACGCCGTCCACCATGATGTGGCGGTGAACGACCATCTGGCGTGCCTGGGAGATCGTGCGGGCGAAGCCTGCACGGAGAACCAGGGCATCCAGACGCGTCTCGAGCATCTGGACCAGGTTTTCACCGGTCTGACCCTCGACGCGCTTGGCCTCAGCGTATGCGCGACGCATCTGAGCCTCACGGATGTTGTACTGCGCGCGAAGACGCTGCTTCTCGCGCAGACGAACGGCGTAGTCGGAGTCGGCCTTCTTGCGGGCACGGCCGTGCTGGCCGGGGCCGTAGGGACGACGCTCGAAGTACTTCTCGGCCTTCGGAGTCAGCGGGATTCCGAGAGCACGAGACTTGCGCACCAAGTTACGGGCGCGCTTGCTCTTAGTGGTAGTTGCCACGTTGTGCCTTTCATGCGGTTGATCGTCTGGCGCGGTGGCCCACGATCATTTGTTCTGGTGTAACTGGCCTCCATGATTCCGTGCACGGTTCGCACGGTGGAGAGCTTCGGGTCAGCCGCAACCCTCGCTACAACTACCCCGGTGATCACCCGCAGGTGCGTTTTGGGGAGCTTGCCAGCCAACGAGCCAGTCTAATCCCTCGACGTTCTCAAGGCCAGGAGGCAGCGAGACGGGTGCGTCACATGCGGTTGGTATGCAACGCACCCGATGCCGTGCCCTTCAATTCCGGATCACTGACCGCGCAGGACGAGGCGATAGTTACGCATCTTCGGATGTTCTCCGAGGAGGCCCGTCCACCCCTTGGAGAACTCGAATTTAAGGTCGAAGCCGCAGGTGTGGACGCCATGATCAGTCCAGTTGAACTCCAGAGGAACGGTGACCATGGCTCCGGTCCAATCCAACTTGTCAGTACGCTCCGAGTTCTCCCACTGAATGGTTTTGGACAAAGGGATCCCTTGCCTGACGCCCCAGGATCCGACTTGCCCGATCGTTGTACGGCCGGTGAATTTTCTCCAGCCCGCATTAGGCAGCACAATCGTAGGCCTGGGTATCCAGTATCCCGCTCCGCCGCCACCGTAGCTCTTGACCGACATCAACTGAGCATAGGGCCAGCATTCCGCCTGCACAGTAATGTTGAATTGGAGGTTCGCGGGCGCAAAGCGGCCAAAACTCGTGTTGTAGTTCCGAAGTCCATCGAAGGTGTCAAAGGCCTGCAGGATGCGGGCACAGTCGCCCGATCGGACTTCCTCAGGGGTCAAGCATCTGCCGCGAGAGGGTGGCGGGGACGACGAAGCTGCGAACGCGGGCACGGAGGCAGACATTGCCAGCACAGGAGCGGACCATGCTGCACCTTTCGCAAGGGTGCGGCGAGAAATATTCTGTTTGTTCTGTGTCATAGGTGCTTTGATATCGGTCGGAGACTATATCCGAAAGGGTTGTAGGGCATAGACTTGAGTCGGAAGACTCGCAGGAGAATATGACCCTGTCAATGCAGGATCACGTCCCCCGAAGGACAGGGACGGACCAAGCGGCGCCCGTGGTAAGTCTACGAGAGATGTTCTGAGTCATACTCTACTTTCTGGTCAGGCGGACTGGGTGTCCGGGAAATCAACTACGGCATAGCCCTCGGCTTGTTCCGCAGTCAAGATCATGCGTCGGGCTACTGGAAAGTATATTACTAGAATTCAACTCTTTAGGCCTGCACTAAGAAAGGCTCGCAGAGCCTCCAGGGCAACCCTGATTGAGGAGATTTCTTAGTTGACTTGGAAATACTCTTTCGGTACGCGGGTATAAAATAATTTTTTCTTTCGGACGCGTTACTAAATCTTAGATCGCCCTCTCAGAAACCAGTTAGTGATGCTCTTAATTGGTTTATCTAACTAACTGGACCGGAATCCACCCAGGATTCTTCGTATTATGCCTAGTCGTTGCCGTAATGGCTTTTCGGCGCCATACTCAGTGGGTCGATAGTATTCGACCCCCTTGAGCTCATCCGGCGCATATTGCTGTGGTGCCACGGCATGGGGTACATCGTGGGGGTATACGTAACCTTTGCCGTGACCATGGCGTGTCGCGCCCGCGTAGTGAGCATCCCTCAAGTGCGGAGGCACCGCACCGGCTTTTCCTCCGCGAACATCCGCTATTGCTTCCGATATTCCGGTGATGACCGCGTTGGACTTCGGCGCGGTAGCCAGGTGGATCACCGCCTGGGCGAGGTTGATCCTCGCCTCGGGCAACCCGATGAGCTGGACCGCCTGGGCCGCGGCCACGGCCGTCTGGAGCGCAGTCGGATCCGCCATCCCGATGTCCTCGCTCGCGTGGACTACCAACCGCCGAGCGATGAAACGCGGGTCCTCCCCCGCTTCGATCATGCGGGCAAGGTAGTGGAGTGCGGCGTCGACGTCGGAACCCCTGATCGACTTGATGAAAGCCGAAATCACGTCGTAATGCTGGTCTCCGCCCTTGTCATAGCGCAGGGCCGCTTTGTCGAGAGCCTCTTCCGTATGCTTGTCCGTGATTTCAACAGGGGCTTCCTGGTCCTCGGATTCACCATAAGCGACGGCCGCCGCCGCCTCGAGGGCGGTCAGTGCCCGCCGGGCGTCTCCCCCGCACAACTCCACCACATGCTTGCGAGCCGCTTCAGAAAGGACGACTTGGTCGCGCAATCCGCGCTCGGCCGAGACCGCCCGGTCCAAGAGATCCCCGATGGCCTCGTCCTCCAGAGGCTTGAGGGTCACCAGTATTGAGCGGGACAACAGCGGAGAGATCACCGAAAAGGAAGGATTCTCGGTGGTCGCCGCGACCAGCACGACCCACCGGTTTTCGACGCCCGGCAACAGTGCATCCTGCTGAGCCTTGGTGAACCGGTGGATCTCGTCGAGGAACAGGACGGTGGTGATTCCCCGGATGTCGCGATCGTTCAAGGCCTGATCCAT
This region includes:
- a CDS encoding DUF948 domain-containing protein; this translates as MTGGAIAGLIAAGVFAILVALLAMPIIKLGKVFDEVRETVRQINAGTGPLIDEVTRTVTTTNSQLSKVDGITDNVSDASANVSALSSLVASTVGQPLIKMASFSYGVRKAFRGEAAEDKDAASSSQAPTGETGHAGAHQTPGEDR
- a CDS encoding replication-associated recombination protein A: MTQSLFDSPDDSSPNEPARGRSAGPKSPLAVRMRPRSVDEIVGQQHALKPGSPLRVLAGEDAGPAGPSSVILWGPPGTGKTTIAHVIARGSSRKFVELSAVTAGVKDVRAVMDQALNDRDIRGITTVLFLDEIHRFTKAQQDALLPGVENRWVVLVAATTENPSFSVISPLLSRSILVTLKPLEDEAIGDLLDRAVSAERGLRDQVVLSEAARKHVVELCGGDARRALTALEAAAAVAYGESEDQEAPVEITDKHTEEALDKAALRYDKGGDQHYDVISAFIKSIRGSDVDAALHYLARMIEAGEDPRFIARRLVVHASEDIGMADPTALQTAVAAAQAVQLIGLPEARINLAQAVIHLATAPKSNAVITGISEAIADVRGGKAGAVPPHLRDAHYAGATRHGHGKGYVYPHDVPHAVAPQQYAPDELKGVEYYRPTEYGAEKPLRQRLGIIRRILGGFRSS
- the rpsD gene encoding 30S ribosomal protein S4 is translated as MATTTKSKRARNLVRKSRALGIPLTPKAEKYFERRPYGPGQHGRARKKADSDYAVRLREKQRLRAQYNIREAQMRRAYAEAKRVEGQTGENLVQMLETRLDALVLRAGFARTISQARQMVVHRHIMVDGVRVDRPSFRVKEGQLIHVHPRSEKMDPFQIAATGANQDVLPDTPAYLNVEIDKLHAKLERMPKRSEVPVTCEEQLVVEYYARMV